Proteins encoded by one window of Candidatus Thorarchaeota archaeon:
- a CDS encoding extracellular solute-binding protein, whose product MASGAELEKGRNMKTIALAVIVIAIVGAGAVFFVLNQGAPEEQGIALTVLTRHDTAIHTAYEEAFLASDIAEEYGITDLKWKTQAPQFWDDVVEAGGVDVLWGGGPTLFDQMQRDEYLKSLTSDYMQDVLDRVPDTIAGAAMKRKNDADEVIWVAAAISSFGFTVNHNFLDEYDLPTPNNWTHLSKPVWGSLLPTSTIAMGNAPKTTSNTRIYEIITQGMGWDDGWITMARMAGSARLYQGSVETQAAAENGDVGVSMSIDFYGYTTQANNPDCEYILPEGESIVNGDPIAISHNTEHLNASQAFLDYVLSAEGQSLWLSEGIRRMPVLESAFSTPLGEQNDGLYSLYNQTLENEGIEFNETLSVNINTAFTSYFEAVFNDPHDELVDTWKAIVDAYYAEDITKAQLDQLAAQMGEPVTVNVDGEDHKFTIPYAEEINEQMIYDSEFYNSMQQLWRDAAIDQYSQVLSDLNSMIGS is encoded by the coding sequence ATGGCCTCTGGAGCAGAACTAGAAAAAGGACGAAACATGAAGACGATTGCGCTCGCGGTTATTGTGATTGCTATTGTAGGAGCAGGAGCAGTGTTCTTTGTGTTGAATCAGGGAGCACCTGAAGAACAAGGTATAGCTCTTACGGTACTTACACGACATGATACAGCAATACATACCGCCTATGAGGAAGCCTTTCTTGCTTCTGATATTGCCGAAGAATATGGTATCACCGATTTGAAGTGGAAAACACAAGCACCTCAATTCTGGGACGATGTTGTAGAAGCGGGTGGTGTTGATGTGCTATGGGGTGGTGGACCTACACTCTTCGATCAAATGCAGAGAGACGAGTATCTCAAATCGCTAACAAGCGACTATATGCAGGATGTACTTGATAGAGTTCCCGATACTATCGCTGGTGCTGCAATGAAGCGGAAAAACGATGCAGATGAAGTAATTTGGGTCGCAGCAGCAATTTCCTCATTTGGGTTTACAGTAAATCATAATTTCCTAGATGAGTACGACTTGCCCACCCCAAACAACTGGACTCATCTTTCCAAGCCTGTATGGGGTAGTCTTCTACCCACCTCTACAATCGCAATGGGCAATGCACCAAAGACCACGTCCAATACAAGAATCTATGAGATTATCACTCAAGGTATGGGCTGGGATGACGGATGGATTACAATGGCTCGAATGGCAGGTAGCGCTAGGCTCTATCAAGGATCTGTGGAGACTCAGGCTGCTGCCGAAAATGGAGATGTTGGCGTATCCATGTCGATTGACTTCTATGGTTATACGACACAGGCCAACAACCCCGACTGTGAGTACATCCTACCTGAAGGTGAATCGATTGTGAACGGTGACCCAATTGCTATATCGCACAATACCGAGCATCTGAATGCCTCTCAAGCATTCTTGGATTACGTGCTATCAGCAGAAGGACAATCACTCTGGTTGAGTGAGGGAATCAGGAGAATGCCTGTACTTGAGTCAGCTTTCTCTACTCCGCTAGGAGAACAGAATGATGGGTTGTATTCTCTGTATAATCAGACCCTAGAAAACGAAGGCATTGAATTCAACGAGACCCTATCAGTTAACATAAACACTGCATTCACATCATATTTCGAGGCGGTATTCAACGATCCCCATGACGAGCTTGTGGATACATGGAAAGCTATTGTTGATGCTTACTATGCTGAAGACATCACAAAGGCACAGCTGGATCAGTTGGCTGCGCAGATGGGTGAACCGGTCACAGTGAATGTAGATGGCGAGGACCACAAGTTCACTATTCCATACGCCGAGGAGATAAACGAGCAGATGATCTATGATTCTGAATTCTACAATAGTATGCAGCAGCTATGGAGAGATGCTGCTATCGATCAGTATTCACAGGTTCTATCTGACTTGAACTCTATGATTGGGTCCTAA